The segment GCTGTCAAAGCGATGGCACTGCTAATGGAGCTATTAAATGGGTTAACGCTAACAACGTAAATGTAGCCTTTACTAGAGCAAAAGAATATATCTATGTTATTGGTGATGCTACCAAATGGGCAGAACTTAATAAAAACCTTTCATTCGCACAAAGATACTTGCCTATTTATACTTTAGAGGATTTATAAGCTAGTAAATTGTGACCTTACAAACAAAACAAGGAAAGAAATCCTTAGATTTCTTTCCTTGTTTTAATATGATATAATTTATATCAAAGTGAGGCATAAATGGTTTCGACGCCAGACTTCGCTTCTAAAGTAAATATTTGAAGAAACGGTCTGACTTCTATGTCGGGCCTTTTTTCATGCCCCGATTAGAAAGTTAGCTTTTTGCTAGAGGTCAATCACTTTGCTGCCATGATAATGGTCGCTACAAGTATACCAAAGGAAATCATGAGCGATAACACTTTGAATGTACTCATATTGATCACCGCCAATCTCTAGGAGATTAGTAAAGGTTGGAGTAATTTAGTGGGATTAAGCTCAATATAGTGTTAGTAATAATAAAAGTAAAAATATGAAAGGTTCCTAATGGTCATTAATTTGTCTATTAGGACCTTTTCTATTTTCAGTACTAAATATTTACATTTTTTGGGATTCATGAAATATTCA is part of the Veillonella nakazawae genome and harbors:
- a CDS encoding putative holin-like toxin; the protein is MSTFKVLSLMISFGILVATIIMAAK